In the Micromonospora narathiwatensis genome, one interval contains:
- a CDS encoding acVLRF1 family peptidyl-tRNA hydrolase — protein MSSRPAAGGGRWVEVDPARVARWVEGLTDRHGPPTTTVQGYGLLLAAPDGATAELHTPPGAPASADVPGFVAAAGAPRRLGLLLARKGAVAVGVADGPDLIVSKVDTRYVQGRTAAGGWSQQRFARRRDNQAKAALGDAAELAVRLLLPEAATLAALVCGGDRRAVDGVLADRRLAPLAALRADRLLDVPEPRHTVLVGAVAAARAVRILVRDPDRD, from the coding sequence ATGAGCAGCCGACCCGCAGCCGGGGGCGGCCGGTGGGTCGAGGTCGACCCGGCCCGCGTCGCCCGCTGGGTCGAGGGCCTCACCGACCGGCACGGCCCGCCCACCACCACCGTCCAGGGGTACGGTCTGCTGCTCGCCGCCCCGGACGGGGCGACGGCCGAGCTGCACACCCCGCCCGGCGCCCCCGCGAGCGCCGACGTACCCGGGTTCGTGGCCGCCGCCGGTGCGCCGCGGCGGCTCGGCCTGCTGCTGGCGCGCAAGGGCGCGGTGGCGGTCGGCGTCGCCGACGGTCCGGACCTGATCGTCTCCAAGGTGGACACCCGCTACGTGCAGGGGCGCACCGCCGCGGGTGGCTGGTCGCAGCAGCGGTTCGCCCGGCGGCGGGACAACCAGGCGAAGGCGGCGCTCGGCGACGCGGCGGAGCTGGCCGTACGCCTGCTGCTGCCGGAGGCGGCGACGTTGGCCGCGCTGGTCTGCGGCGGTGACCGGCGGGCGGTGGACGGTGTGCTGGCCGACCGGCGGCTGGCCCCGCTCGCCGCGCTGCGCGCCGACCGGTTGCTCGACGTGCCCGAGCCCCGGCACACGGTGCTGGTCGGCGCGGTGGCCGCCGCCCGCGCGGTGCGGATCCTGGTCCGCGACCCCGACCGCGACTGA
- a CDS encoding DUF6225 family protein, with protein sequence MVETSRVERYRHEVDRWTVGQLRAALDGLPDDMVLRVEVPFGPSSAHPDPWGNDQFVVTAATVDDGDHLPVDEFVVRVDYPADWYVRVI encoded by the coding sequence GTGGTGGAAACCAGCAGGGTCGAGCGCTACCGGCACGAGGTCGATCGTTGGACGGTCGGTCAACTCCGTGCTGCGCTGGACGGGCTCCCGGACGACATGGTGCTGCGGGTCGAGGTCCCGTTCGGGCCGAGCAGCGCCCATCCCGATCCATGGGGTAACGACCAGTTCGTGGTGACCGCCGCGACGGTCGACGACGGCGACCACCTGCCGGTCGACGAGTTCGTCGTGCGGGTCGACTACCCGGCCGACTGGTACGTCCGGGTCATCTGA
- a CDS encoding NlpC/P60 family protein: MASKSSNWIWAALVAVVVVAGVMVAVALRPSAPVAPAAIETAGPADPSGELTYTRLDRPARTQVQDAAGRVLAMFTDKSRTVRISGPERTFREPRFTQATVTTDAWIRLAPKPWAEGAEQAAWFRPWLTKQVQDTSPDALAIAMDYLDGAPARKDAKGVQYAGDASFGPLAPNDPDGRAENSDFYDYMGVSWDFPDGKHERPDKAHLRSLDCSGFIRMVYGYRMKYPLLGKNIKGPGLPRRAYAMAELGPGTLLIPNTSKPARDYDLLQEGDLVFFSHGEEAGPTIQHSGIFIGVDDSGHHRFMSSRVKADGPTFGDFGGESLLDGPSYWSNRFLTARRI; encoded by the coding sequence ATGGCGTCGAAGAGCAGCAACTGGATATGGGCGGCCCTGGTCGCCGTCGTCGTCGTCGCGGGCGTGATGGTCGCGGTGGCACTCCGGCCTTCCGCGCCGGTAGCACCGGCCGCGATCGAGACCGCGGGGCCGGCGGACCCCTCCGGCGAGCTGACCTACACCCGGCTCGACCGGCCGGCCCGCACCCAGGTCCAGGACGCCGCCGGTCGGGTGCTGGCAATGTTCACCGACAAGTCCCGCACGGTACGGATCTCCGGGCCCGAGCGGACCTTCCGGGAACCTCGGTTCACCCAGGCGACCGTGACCACCGACGCGTGGATCAGGCTGGCGCCGAAGCCGTGGGCGGAGGGCGCGGAGCAGGCTGCCTGGTTCCGGCCCTGGCTGACCAAGCAGGTTCAGGACACCAGTCCGGACGCGCTCGCCATCGCGATGGATTACCTCGACGGCGCCCCGGCCCGCAAGGACGCCAAGGGTGTCCAGTACGCCGGTGACGCCTCGTTCGGGCCGCTGGCGCCCAATGACCCGGACGGCCGCGCGGAGAACTCCGACTTCTACGACTACATGGGCGTCTCGTGGGACTTCCCCGACGGCAAGCACGAGCGCCCGGACAAGGCGCACCTGCGCAGCCTCGACTGCTCCGGGTTCATCCGGATGGTCTACGGCTACCGGATGAAGTACCCCCTGCTCGGCAAGAACATCAAGGGTCCCGGCCTGCCGCGCCGGGCGTACGCGATGGCCGAGCTGGGTCCCGGCACGCTGCTCATCCCCAACACCAGCAAGCCGGCCCGCGACTACGACCTGCTCCAAGAGGGTGATCTGGTGTTCTTCAGCCACGGTGAGGAGGCCGGCCCGACCATCCAGCACTCGGGGATCTTCATCGGCGTCGACGACTCGGGCCACCACCGCTTCATGTCCAGCCGGGTCAAGGCGGACGGCCCGACCTTCGGCGACTTCGGTGGCGAGTCGCTGCTGGACGGCCCGAGCTACTGGTCGAACCGCTTCCTCACCGCCCGCCGGATCTGA
- a CDS encoding poly-gamma-glutamate biosynthesis protein PgsC/CapC — MTSGELTPELATLCLGVGLVLALACYLTTNLSPGGMITPGWLALTLVEEYQQALVILAMTAVTWALTKVMQRVVILYGKRLFAAIVLLSVLLQTTLFLVIQQDFPLLFSHQTLGFVAPGLIAYQLVRQPPVATMLATGAVSVGTYLIIVSGVLAGLVPVS, encoded by the coding sequence GTGACGAGCGGAGAACTGACGCCCGAGCTTGCGACGCTCTGCCTGGGCGTGGGGTTGGTGCTCGCACTGGCCTGCTACCTGACCACCAACCTCTCGCCAGGCGGCATGATCACCCCGGGCTGGCTGGCGTTGACGCTGGTCGAGGAATACCAGCAGGCGCTGGTGATTTTGGCGATGACCGCCGTCACCTGGGCCCTGACCAAGGTCATGCAGCGGGTGGTCATCCTCTACGGCAAGCGGCTCTTCGCCGCGATCGTCCTGCTCAGCGTGCTGTTGCAGACGACCCTGTTCCTCGTCATCCAGCAGGACTTCCCGCTCCTGTTCTCGCACCAGACCCTTGGATTCGTCGCGCCCGGCCTGATCGCCTACCAGCTGGTCCGACAGCCTCCGGTGGCGACGATGCTCGCCACCGGGGCGGTTTCCGTGGGCACCTATCTGATCATCGTCAGCGGTGTGCTCGCCGGCCTGGTGCCGGTCAGCTGA
- the pgsB gene encoding poly-gamma-glutamate synthase PgsB — protein sequence MLFLYLVFLLACVGLLVAGIIEQRNHHRSLHSIPHRVLVNGIRGKSSITRLTAGALRGGKLVVVAKTTGTAARFIFPDASEEPVYRKFGIANVVEQIGIVRRAAAYYPDALVIECMAVMPPLQELNQTKLIQSTIGILCNVREDHLAEMGPTLDDVARSLSRSMPVGGICVTAEKERLHILQEEADKRNCKLVAVDPESVADQEMKGFTWTTFKENVAIALKVAELLGVPRKAALNGMWTAPPDPGVLSVEEYRSGPKSLRFANIFAANDPESTYMNIQQLADQGSIPRPLHVLINCRPDRVERNGQMGSLISRIDPDKIILIGEPTRSARVKIDDKWQDRVVDLGGKIGAGELLDGVLGTIDTFASVLAIGNIHGQGEILLAQLAGLERPTPEERTAPPFPVATPDRPPYDAPRGAQPYGRGGRQYGPRGARPYGPRGAGPHGAPPRQPREYGAPAQAQAARVQPHDGRPPAGAHDGRGPQIPGANGPRPPQGPRPPHGPRPPHGPRPAYGAGPGPDPRAPYAPGPAPEQFPHGPGTPRPPRYDGPGHHGGHVEGPHARPRQVPPARPVPPQRTPPAGYDPDRRRPDQHAGYDPGQRRPDQHAGYDPDRRRPDQHAGYDPGQRRPDQHAGYDPDRRRPDHPAGYDQGRVMPDQPAAYDADRATPPVRRPSGATRPPAHPSDQQESDQQPPQQRPSAYWSPS from the coding sequence ATGCTCTTCCTCTATCTGGTGTTTCTTCTCGCCTGCGTGGGTTTGCTGGTCGCCGGGATCATCGAGCAGCGCAACCACCACCGGAGCCTGCACAGCATCCCGCACCGGGTGCTGGTCAACGGCATCCGCGGCAAGAGCTCGATCACCCGGCTCACCGCCGGCGCGCTGCGTGGCGGCAAGCTGGTGGTGGTGGCCAAGACGACCGGCACCGCGGCCCGGTTCATCTTTCCGGACGCCAGCGAGGAGCCGGTATACCGGAAGTTCGGCATCGCGAACGTGGTCGAGCAGATCGGTATCGTCCGCCGGGCCGCCGCCTACTACCCGGACGCGCTGGTGATCGAGTGCATGGCGGTCATGCCGCCGTTGCAGGAGCTGAACCAGACCAAGCTGATCCAGTCCACCATCGGCATCCTGTGCAACGTCCGGGAGGACCACCTCGCCGAGATGGGGCCGACGCTGGATGACGTGGCCCGGTCGCTGAGCCGGTCCATGCCGGTCGGCGGGATCTGCGTCACCGCCGAGAAGGAGCGGCTGCACATCCTCCAGGAGGAGGCGGACAAGCGGAACTGCAAGCTCGTCGCCGTCGACCCGGAGTCGGTCGCCGACCAGGAGATGAAGGGCTTCACCTGGACCACGTTCAAGGAGAACGTGGCCATCGCCCTCAAGGTGGCCGAGCTGCTCGGGGTGCCCCGCAAGGCCGCGCTCAACGGCATGTGGACCGCCCCGCCGGACCCGGGCGTGCTGAGCGTGGAGGAGTACCGCTCGGGGCCGAAGTCGCTGCGCTTCGCGAACATCTTCGCGGCGAACGACCCCGAGTCGACCTACATGAACATCCAGCAGCTCGCCGACCAGGGCTCCATCCCCCGGCCGCTGCACGTGCTGATCAACTGCCGCCCGGACCGGGTCGAGCGGAACGGCCAGATGGGTTCGCTGATCTCCCGGATCGACCCGGACAAGATCATCCTCATCGGCGAGCCGACCCGCAGCGCCCGCGTCAAGATCGACGACAAGTGGCAGGACCGGGTCGTCGACCTGGGCGGCAAGATCGGTGCCGGCGAACTGCTCGACGGCGTGCTGGGCACCATCGACACGTTCGCCTCCGTGCTGGCGATCGGCAACATCCACGGCCAGGGCGAGATCCTGCTGGCCCAGCTCGCCGGCCTGGAACGGCCCACCCCGGAGGAGCGCACCGCGCCGCCCTTCCCCGTGGCCACTCCGGATCGGCCACCCTACGACGCGCCCCGGGGCGCCCAGCCGTACGGGCGCGGGGGACGGCAGTACGGGCCCCGTGGGGCACGGCCGTACGGGCCCCGTGGGGCGGGGCCGCACGGTGCGCCGCCCCGGCAGCCGCGCGAGTACGGCGCGCCTGCCCAAGCACAGGCCGCCCGCGTCCAGCCGCACGACGGACGCCCGCCGGCCGGGGCGCATGACGGTCGTGGACCGCAGATCCCCGGCGCCAACGGCCCCCGCCCGCCGCAGGGCCCGCGCCCCCCGCACGGCCCGCGGCCTCCACACGGCCCGCGCCCTGCGTACGGCGCCGGCCCGGGACCCGACCCGCGGGCCCCGTACGCCCCCGGCCCGGCACCCGAGCAGTTCCCGCACGGCCCGGGTACGCCGAGGCCGCCGCGCTACGACGGTCCGGGCCACCACGGCGGCCACGTCGAGGGGCCGCACGCCCGCCCCCGGCAGGTGCCGCCGGCCCGGCCCGTCCCGCCCCAGCGCACCCCGCCGGCCGGGTACGACCCGGACCGGAGGCGGCCCGACCAGCACGCCGGATACGACCCGGGCCAGAGGCGGCCCGACCAGCACGCCGGATACGACCCGGACCGGAGACGGCCCGACCAGCACGCCGGATACGACCCGGGCCAGAGGCGGCCCGACCAGCACGCCGGATACGACCCGGACCGGAGGCGGCCCGACCACCCGGCCGGGTACGACCAGGGCCGGGTGATGCCCGACCAGCCGGCCGCCTACGATGCGGACCGGGCCACCCCGCCCGTCCGGCGCCCGTCCGGCGCCACCCGACCACCAGCGCACCCGTCCGACCAGCAAGAGTCCGATCAGCAGCCGCCGCAACAGCGGCCGTCCGCCTACTGGAGCCCCTCGTGA
- a CDS encoding M12 family metallo-peptidase, producing the protein MRLPRHRERDGQPRRGRIATLLAAALVAAALPALAAPAAASAAPSPNGPWHKVDGKPAPTKAGKKATVNAKRLSAFTLDRASLKGTLDKAPRERGKAARQQRQIVSLPAPDGTLQRFELVNSPVMEAGLAAKHPEITTYAGQGLDDPTATIRADLTPLGFHASVRSAAGNWYVDPYYHLDESLYASYFARDLENPHGEFVEREDVASEAHALADEIATAQAEVPAGPLVKLRTYRVALVTDPSYANFFGAENVTAAKVTLMNRVTQIYEDETAIRLVLINDTDKTNLNTPALATEPNGPCGAAACFTTAQISSCGSSTLSRNRIVLGQIVGASNYDVGHIGLGVNGGGIASLGVIGGGSKAQGCTGLPQPTGDFYAVDYVAHEMGHQFAGNHTFNGTQYNCSGGNRSAANSYEPGSGSSIMAYAGICQQDNLQPHTDPYWSHRSYTEITTYVTSNRAAISEVQTASLYDFDANGDSFRVRYNGNDSAPIVRGGNYTTAGIKAAIEGIAGWPAGATVTVAAFGGSGTLNDTGFQVTFGGTLANTNVAALELTDFTGASGFVGETAKGGAIDNGGFLVEDTANHAPVVTVPGTVTIPVRTPFALTGSATDVDGDTVTYMWEQNDRGASAGTALVNNTKTNGPLFRVFGEAANVSPEDTLKYHSPGQNAVTTDSTRIFPDMKQILAGNTNAKTGACPAAPAPPPTGGASNVPAEIVDCFSEFLPTKDWVGFSNDRTLHFKLTARDGRLGGGGIGSADVAVALAPNAGPFLVTSQGSAAVLDGGSSQTVTWDVAGTDAAPVNASQVKISLSADGGQTFPYVLAESTPNNGSATVTLPNVATKQARIKIEAVGNIFFDVNDADLTVRSAPVVTNDAPAGGARVQYSDALSPTVTVSATDGDTAGTALTASAAGLPAGLSLAVAATSGTDTLPGTRSWTVAGTTTAAPGTYPVTVTVSDGTGLAGSTSFTVTVTAEDAAATWAGDTLVSTATSGASGKALLRAVVQDSSVLPSATDTTAGDIRNATVTFTEGGVTLCTGTVELLGAATTSASAACEVALPAGTHTVTATVGGYYTGSTTAQVTVAVSDGGFLTGDGEITVDRSAGAYPADAKSKVAVNLTGKPATANKAASGQAEIAFRSGGKSYTIKAGTVDGLGITSAGKVAQVRYQASLYDSNGKVVASGLTLAVTVTDRGAPGRDDTVGITLWNGGALLFSSDWTGNGTGEVNLTAGNLTVH; encoded by the coding sequence ATGCGTCTACCGCGGCACCGTGAACGAGACGGTCAACCGCGGCGTGGGCGGATCGCAACCCTACTCGCTGCCGCGCTGGTAGCGGCGGCGCTGCCGGCGCTGGCGGCGCCCGCAGCGGCCAGCGCGGCCCCGTCCCCCAACGGCCCGTGGCACAAGGTGGACGGCAAGCCGGCACCGACCAAGGCCGGCAAGAAGGCCACTGTCAACGCCAAGCGGCTCTCCGCGTTCACCCTCGACCGGGCCAGCCTGAAGGGCACCCTCGACAAGGCTCCGCGCGAGCGCGGCAAGGCGGCGCGCCAGCAGCGGCAGATCGTGTCGCTGCCCGCGCCCGACGGGACGCTCCAGCGCTTCGAACTGGTGAACTCGCCCGTGATGGAGGCCGGCCTGGCCGCCAAGCACCCCGAGATCACCACGTACGCCGGTCAGGGCCTGGACGACCCGACCGCGACCATCCGGGCGGACCTCACTCCGCTCGGCTTCCACGCGTCGGTCCGCTCGGCGGCCGGGAACTGGTACGTCGACCCGTACTACCACCTCGACGAGAGCCTCTACGCGAGCTACTTCGCCCGCGACCTGGAGAACCCGCACGGCGAGTTCGTCGAGCGTGAGGACGTGGCGAGCGAGGCGCACGCCCTGGCGGACGAGATCGCGACCGCCCAGGCCGAGGTCCCGGCCGGTCCGCTGGTGAAGCTGCGCACCTACCGGGTGGCGCTGGTGACCGACCCCTCCTACGCCAACTTCTTCGGCGCGGAGAACGTCACCGCCGCCAAGGTCACCCTGATGAACCGGGTCACCCAGATCTACGAGGACGAGACCGCGATCCGGCTCGTGCTGATCAACGACACCGACAAGACCAACCTGAACACCCCGGCGCTGGCCACCGAGCCGAACGGCCCGTGTGGCGCGGCGGCGTGCTTCACCACGGCGCAGATCAGCTCCTGCGGCAGCAGCACGCTGAGCCGGAACCGGATCGTGCTCGGCCAGATCGTCGGCGCCAGCAACTACGACGTGGGCCACATCGGCCTCGGCGTCAACGGCGGCGGCATCGCCAGCCTCGGTGTTATCGGCGGCGGCAGCAAGGCGCAGGGCTGCACCGGTCTGCCACAACCGACCGGTGACTTCTATGCGGTGGACTACGTGGCACACGAGATGGGCCACCAGTTCGCCGGCAACCACACCTTCAACGGCACGCAGTACAACTGCTCGGGCGGCAACCGCAGCGCGGCCAACTCGTACGAGCCGGGCAGCGGTTCGTCGATCATGGCGTACGCCGGCATCTGCCAGCAGGACAACCTCCAGCCGCACACCGACCCGTACTGGTCGCACCGCAGCTACACCGAGATCACCACGTACGTCACCTCGAACCGCGCGGCGATCAGCGAGGTGCAGACCGCCTCGCTGTACGACTTCGACGCCAACGGTGACTCGTTCCGGGTCCGCTACAACGGCAACGACTCGGCCCCGATCGTGCGGGGTGGCAACTACACCACCGCCGGCATCAAGGCCGCCATCGAGGGGATCGCCGGCTGGCCGGCCGGCGCGACCGTCACCGTGGCCGCCTTCGGCGGCAGCGGCACGCTGAACGACACCGGTTTCCAGGTGACCTTCGGCGGCACGCTGGCCAACACCAACGTGGCCGCGCTGGAGCTGACCGACTTCACCGGCGCCTCCGGTTTCGTCGGTGAGACCGCCAAGGGCGGTGCCATCGACAACGGCGGCTTCCTGGTCGAGGACACCGCCAACCACGCGCCGGTGGTCACCGTGCCGGGCACCGTCACCATCCCGGTGCGTACCCCGTTCGCGCTGACCGGCAGTGCCACCGACGTCGACGGCGACACGGTGACGTACATGTGGGAGCAGAACGACCGGGGCGCCTCCGCCGGCACCGCGCTGGTGAACAACACGAAGACCAACGGTCCGCTGTTCCGGGTGTTCGGCGAGGCGGCGAACGTGTCGCCCGAGGACACCCTGAAGTACCACTCGCCGGGTCAGAACGCGGTGACCACCGACTCGACCCGGATCTTCCCGGACATGAAGCAGATCCTGGCGGGCAACACGAACGCCAAGACGGGCGCCTGCCCGGCCGCGCCGGCCCCGCCGCCCACCGGTGGTGCCTCGAACGTGCCGGCGGAGATCGTCGACTGCTTCTCGGAGTTCCTGCCCACCAAGGACTGGGTCGGTTTCAGCAACGACCGGACCCTGCACTTCAAGCTCACCGCCCGCGACGGGCGGCTGGGTGGCGGCGGCATCGGCAGCGCCGACGTCGCGGTGGCGCTGGCCCCGAACGCCGGGCCGTTCCTGGTCACCTCGCAGGGCTCCGCCGCCGTCCTCGACGGTGGTTCGAGCCAGACGGTCACCTGGGACGTGGCCGGCACCGACGCGGCGCCGGTGAACGCCAGCCAGGTGAAGATCTCGCTGTCCGCCGACGGTGGACAGACCTTCCCGTACGTGCTGGCCGAGAGCACCCCGAACAACGGCAGCGCCACGGTGACCCTGCCCAACGTGGCGACCAAGCAGGCCCGGATCAAGATCGAAGCCGTTGGCAACATCTTCTTCGATGTCAACGACGCCGACCTCACCGTCCGGTCCGCCCCCGTGGTCACCAACGACGCTCCGGCCGGCGGGGCCCGCGTCCAGTACAGTGACGCGCTCTCGCCGACCGTCACCGTCTCGGCGACCGACGGTGACACCGCCGGCACCGCGCTGACCGCGTCCGCCGCCGGCCTGCCCGCGGGCCTGTCGCTGGCCGTGGCGGCGACCTCCGGCACCGACACCCTGCCCGGTACGCGCAGCTGGACCGTCGCCGGTACCACCACGGCGGCTCCGGGCACCTACCCGGTCACCGTGACCGTCTCCGACGGCACCGGCCTGGCCGGCAGCACCTCGTTCACCGTCACGGTCACCGCCGAGGACGCGGCGGCGACCTGGGCCGGTGACACGCTGGTGAGCACCGCGACCAGCGGCGCCTCCGGCAAGGCGCTGCTGCGGGCCGTCGTCCAGGACAGCTCGGTGCTGCCCTCGGCGACGGACACCACCGCGGGTGACATCCGCAACGCCACGGTCACCTTCACCGAGGGTGGCGTGACGCTCTGCACCGGCACGGTGGAGCTGCTCGGCGCGGCGACCACGAGCGCCTCCGCGGCGTGCGAGGTCGCCCTGCCGGCGGGTACGCACACCGTCACCGCGACGGTCGGTGGGTACTACACCGGCAGCACCACGGCGCAGGTGACGGTCGCCGTCTCCGACGGTGGCTTCCTCACCGGTGACGGCGAGATCACCGTCGACCGCTCGGCGGGGGCGTACCCGGCCGACGCGAAGTCGAAGGTCGCGGTGAACCTGACCGGGAAGCCCGCCACGGCCAACAAGGCCGCGTCGGGCCAGGCCGAGATCGCGTTCCGCTCCGGCGGCAAGTCCTACACGATCAAGGCCGGTACGGTCGACGGGCTGGGGATCACCTCGGCCGGCAAGGTCGCTCAGGTGCGCTACCAGGCCAGCCTGTACGACAGCAACGGCAAGGTGGTGGCCAGCGGCCTGACGCTGGCCGTGACGGTGACCGACCGGGGCGCTCCCGGGCGGGACGACACCGTCGGCATCACCCTGTGGAACGGCGGTGCCCTGCTCTTCTCGTCCGACTGGACGGGGAACGGCACCGGTGAGGTCAACCTGACGGCGGGCAACCTCACCGTCCACTGA
- a CDS encoding cache domain-containing protein, whose product MNFAPTAGRAQHPGGDRDQLARWRLISLEKQLPQSRLLTGIGTPALVSSLLLTLLAIFAFAYLSQGDSGGVPKAVVDSQRDFVHEISRSLNNLVIRSRDEVSRTVDAYNVRPDAAAAQLASLTTDQPKWRGAAVFGPDGKTAVTAVGEPVVLPEGTAPERAALPLVDNNAPRLLLVEPLGDGKLLVAELNLNVRTLRLNPRSKQAVMIAVPNGGRTLAQGTPVQAEPQLDALIKNAVEGSSRTATATRNGTAVAPPAGSGSNTPVVPLVTADAVGKFGFVIVSLVYTPITDAAVVREPLVAALALLVAAVAVLLILQYGLARPVRRLLGYAKAVASGNSPGEPPRTSNAEVNRIAVALGTLADRQGSGRSARRDSAPGGVPAGLIVVLAVLAVLGAAGGVLTTLTEAERDLPAQVVRDTENQASSVAGAVGDTLDGGYQKLTLLGRDHGKADTAQMRRALANLVDDNNRFRSAYLVSANGSVVTSAGREPLRPAGLLPGEGGVVLHDVAGRLPIIYAYRPLSDGRSLVAEFDVRYLTRLLQRVDGRVRVLDVDQRDLLDSDGYLAFEQVSTPPVVSAAAQALTGRPYAEVTDVEGVRSLLIAAPVALDGSAAQLEWTVVAQRPVVDFAMPGNKLHHGALLVVVVAVGIGLLLFSWHYFFQLRALRGLAREAAALAGGDTTRVVSPRVHDDIGAVAVCLEVCRQAAVHGEQRLGGAARLRGTEGMPTTIMTKVPERGRGGRRGD is encoded by the coding sequence ATGAACTTCGCGCCCACCGCGGGTCGTGCTCAGCACCCCGGGGGCGATCGGGACCAGCTCGCGCGCTGGCGCCTGATCAGCCTGGAGAAGCAGCTCCCGCAGTCCCGTCTCCTCACCGGCATCGGCACGCCGGCCCTGGTGTCGTCCCTGCTGCTCACCCTGCTGGCCATCTTCGCCTTCGCGTACCTGAGCCAGGGCGACTCGGGCGGAGTGCCGAAGGCGGTGGTCGACTCGCAGCGGGACTTCGTCCACGAGATCTCCCGCAGCCTCAACAACCTGGTGATCCGCAGCCGTGACGAAGTGTCCCGGACCGTCGACGCCTACAACGTCCGGCCGGACGCCGCCGCCGCACAGCTCGCCTCGCTGACCACCGACCAGCCCAAGTGGCGGGGTGCCGCCGTGTTCGGCCCCGACGGCAAGACCGCGGTGACCGCGGTCGGCGAGCCGGTCGTGCTGCCCGAGGGCACCGCCCCGGAGCGGGCCGCGCTCCCGCTGGTCGACAACAACGCTCCCCGACTGCTGCTGGTCGAGCCGCTCGGCGACGGCAAGCTGCTCGTTGCCGAGCTGAACCTGAACGTCCGTACCCTGCGGCTCAATCCGCGCTCCAAGCAGGCGGTCATGATCGCCGTGCCGAACGGCGGCCGGACGCTGGCCCAGGGCACCCCGGTCCAGGCCGAGCCACAGCTGGACGCCCTGATCAAAAATGCCGTCGAGGGCAGCTCCCGCACGGCGACCGCCACCCGCAACGGCACGGCGGTCGCGCCCCCGGCCGGCAGCGGATCGAACACGCCGGTTGTCCCGCTGGTCACCGCCGACGCCGTCGGCAAGTTCGGGTTCGTGATCGTCTCCCTGGTCTACACCCCGATCACCGACGCCGCGGTGGTCCGGGAGCCCCTGGTCGCGGCGCTGGCCCTGCTGGTGGCGGCCGTCGCGGTGCTGCTGATCCTCCAGTACGGCCTGGCCCGTCCGGTCCGCCGGCTGCTCGGGTACGCCAAGGCGGTCGCTTCCGGCAACTCGCCGGGCGAGCCGCCGCGCACGAGCAACGCCGAGGTCAATCGGATCGCGGTGGCGCTCGGCACGCTCGCCGACCGACAGGGCTCCGGCCGGTCGGCACGGCGCGACTCCGCTCCCGGGGGCGTCCCGGCCGGGCTGATCGTCGTACTGGCCGTCCTCGCCGTGCTCGGCGCGGCCGGCGGTGTCCTGACCACCCTCACCGAGGCCGAACGCGACCTCCCCGCCCAGGTGGTACGGGACACGGAGAACCAGGCGAGCTCGGTGGCCGGGGCGGTCGGCGACACGCTGGACGGCGGCTACCAGAAGCTCACCCTGCTGGGCCGGGACCACGGCAAGGCCGACACCGCGCAGATGCGCCGGGCGTTGGCCAATCTGGTCGACGACAACAATCGCTTCCGCAGCGCCTACCTGGTGTCGGCGAACGGGAGCGTGGTCACCAGCGCCGGGCGGGAGCCGCTGCGACCGGCGGGCCTGCTCCCCGGTGAGGGCGGCGTGGTGCTGCACGACGTGGCGGGCCGGCTGCCGATCATCTACGCGTACCGGCCGTTGTCCGACGGCCGGTCGCTGGTCGCCGAGTTCGACGTGCGCTACCTGACCCGCCTGCTGCAACGCGTGGACGGGCGGGTGCGGGTCCTCGACGTGGACCAGCGGGACCTCCTGGACAGCGACGGCTACCTGGCGTTCGAGCAGGTCAGCACGCCGCCGGTGGTCAGCGCCGCGGCTCAGGCGCTCACCGGCCGCCCGTACGCCGAGGTGACCGACGTCGAGGGCGTACGCAGCCTGCTGATCGCGGCGCCGGTCGCGCTGGACGGCTCGGCCGCGCAGCTGGAGTGGACGGTCGTCGCCCAGCGTCCGGTGGTCGACTTCGCGATGCCCGGCAACAAGCTGCACCACGGTGCCCTGCTGGTGGTGGTCGTGGCGGTCGGCATCGGTCTGCTGCTGTTCAGCTGGCACTACTTCTTCCAGCTCCGTGCGCTGCGCGGCCTGGCGCGGGAGGCGGCCGCCTTGGCCGGTGGCGACACCACCCGGGTGGTCTCTCCGCGCGTGCATGACGACATCGGCGCGGTGGCGGTCTGCCTGGAGGTGTGCCGCCAGGCGGCGGTGCACGGCGAGCAGCGGCTGGGCGGCGCGGCACGGTTGCGCGGCACCGAGGGCATGCCGACCACGATCATGACCAAGGTGCCGGAACGGGGCCGCGGCGGCCGGAGGGGTGACTGA